The nucleotide window AAGCTAAAATTAATCTTCTTGCCAAGTTTCAGAACCCAACAAGTCAATTAAATGATCTCGTAATAAATAGCCATGTCTTTCTAACTCATTTTCAACAGATGGCCATTCACGAGCGGGAATAAATTGACATAAGGTGTAAATAGGTTGTTGGCGATCTAATTTTCTTTGTTGAATCAGATTCCGAGCTTCTTCTTGAATCAGATCGATAGAATACTTTACTGAAATTGACGCAGTGTTAAACATAATTTCTGTTTCCCCATCATCTCAATCTGTCTCTATTTAAATGATACCGAGTTTAAGCTTTTTTGGAGGTCGGATACTATACCTTGTTCTGTAAACTTAAATAAGTATAGTTGATAGTTTTAGGAAAGTATACTGGAAATTTTCCCTGATTTACTCCAATTTATGAGTTTTTATCAAATAATGGGAATCAGTAATAGATAACGAATACTTACCCATTACCCATTACCGATAATTTTTACTGAGATAACTTTTCTCTGGCTTGTTCGACTCGTTCTTCGGCATTTGCCATCACTTCATCGAATTTTTCAACAATTTCCCCAGGATAGCTCTCTAAAACTTTCGTAGATAAGGCAATACGATTTTTATATTCATCAATTTCTACAATCATTACTTTAATCGTTTGTCCTATCTTAAAAATAGTCGTCAAAGCATCAATATGAACCCCACTCACTTGAGTAATATGGAGTAATCCCGTCGCTCCATTAATATCAACAAAAACCCCATAAGGCTGAATTTTGGCGACTTTACCCTCGACCAGAGTCCCAATGGTTAATTGACTCATGGCAGCAGCACGAACCAATTGACGCTGAGAAAGAACCAGTTTATTATTATCAGGGTCAACTTGAATAAAATTCGCCGTGATCGACTGACCCACCAGGGAATCTAAATCCTCTTTCTCCACTAAATGCGATCGCGGAATAAATCCTCTTAACCCTTCTACTTCTCCGGTGACTCCTCCTCGGTTAATCCCCGTGACTCGCATCTGTACAGAAGTCCCACTTTCTGCAATTTCCTTGACCTGATTCCAAGCTTGTTTAATAATTAACTGACGACGGGAGAGAATTAGTTGACCCTCCGCATCCGCCGAACTAATAATTAAAAAATCCTGTTCTTGGTCTAAAGGTAAATAATCGTTAAGATTAGTGACTGGTTCAATTGACGCTTCTCTCAAGGGAACAAAACCAGGAGATTTACCCCCAATTTCAACATAAGCTCCATCTGAAGTGTATTGAATGACTTTTCCCCGTACTATCTGACCTTTTTCAAAATTATAATTAAATTGCTCAAGAGCTTGGGCAAAATCATCCATAGTGAATGATGGCTTAGACTCTTGAGACGATGTAGATTTAGAACTCATGACAATTTCGGATGTGAGAATTTTGATCTTATTATTCTCTCCAGTGTAAGCCTGATGATAGGACAATGCGCCATTATTTTTTTAAAGTCATGTTAAATAATTCTAAGACTTGTTTCCAAGCATCACTGGCCGCTTCTGGATTATAACTCCCACGTTGATCACACATAAACCCATGATCTGCCTTGGGATAACGAAAAATCCGATGAGAAATCTGCTGTTTTTTAAGTTCTGCTTCTATCTCATCCACTTGTTCATTAGGAATTAAAGGATCTTCCAGTCCAAAAAAACCATAAAGTGTTCCTTTAATCTCTTTTGTTCTACTTAGAGTAGGTTCTCCTCCTCCAGGAGTAGAATTGACGATTGCTGCACCATAAAATGAAGCAGTAGCTTTAATCTCATCCAAAACAGCTACTAAATAAACAACATGACCTCCAAAACAAAAGCCAATTGTTCCAACTCCCCCCGGTTTAACTTGCGGTAAAGTGTACAGATAATCAATGGTTGCCTGAATATCACCGATCAATTCTGACGCTTTCGTTTGCTCCTTATACATTCTCCCAATTTCAATATCTTTTTCTGTATACCCTCGCTCAAATCCTGGCACTTGACGTTGATAAATAGCCGGCGCAATGGCCACATATCCCTCCCTCGCAAAGCGACGAGTTATATCTCGAATATGATCGTTAACTCCAAAGATTTCTTGAACCACAATAATTCCCGGAAATGCTCCTTCTTCAAAAGGAGTCGCTAAATAAGCGTCTATTGCTAAATCTCCATTTTGGATTTTAACTGCTTGAGTGTCAATGTCTAAAGTCGTCATAATTGAATAATTTAAGAACGATAAATAGTCCGCTTTTTAGTTTAAAGGATAGGGACAATTAAAAATCACTTATTCTTCTAGAATTTTCATACTCAAATCTAACCAAGATGAGCGAGTAATAGGCGCACTCGTAGAAATATAATCCACCCCAGTTAAAGCAACCGATCGTAAATTAGTGAGAGTAATATTCCCAGAAGCTTCTATTTTTATTTTGTCATTATGCTGATGAATAAACTCAACCGCTTCGTGCATTTGGTCTACGGTCATATTATCTAGCATAATAATATCTGCTCCCGATAAGAGTGCTTGTTCGACTTCTTGAAGATTAGTTGTTTCAACTTCAATGCTTAAAGGATAAGGAATAGTTTGGCGAATTTGAGCGATCGCCGCTTCAATTCCTCCTGCCGCTTGGATATGATTATCCTTAATCATCACAGCATCATCTAATCCCATACGATGATTAATTGCTCCTCCGATTTGAGTGGCATACTTTTCGATGATACGTAATCCTGGGGTAGTTTTCCGAGTATCCACTAATTGAGTCGGTAAATCAGCAATCACTTCAGTATATTGGCGGGTTAGGGTAGCAATTCCACTTAAACGCATGGCTATATTTAAAGCCACTCTTTCTCCCATCAGTAAAGTCTCTAATAATCCCTCCATTTGAGCGATAATCTCTCCAGATTCACATTTTTCCCCTTCTTTAACCCGAGGAATAAAGCTCATTTGTTCATCTAACACCTGAAATACCCTTGCCGCCATAGGTAATCCGGCAATAACTCCTGTTTCTTTGACAACCCAGATCGCTTTACCTCTACCTTGAAGATTTAACCCTCCTGTAGTGCGATCGCCTCTACCGAGATCTTCGTGTAACCAACTTCCAATTAAAGGGTCAAGGATAATATTAGGGGGAATTATCGCTTTCATAGAATTTAGCCTAACAACGATTCATTTCCTCATTCAATCACTAATCTGACTCAACTCCCAAAGCGCTCAACAAGCGATCGCCTCTAGGTTGAACTTCAATAGACTTTTGGCGATCCCCCTCAAGGGAAAATCTCTAAAATTTAAGCTGAAACCCTTATCCCTGATTGAGTTTTATCTTTTGAAGTTTGAGCCGCAATCCCTAATCTCAAAAAATTTTTTAGAAAATTTTTCCGAAATCTTTCACCTCTACCCCATCTAATATCCCTCAAACCCTTACTACAAGAGGGGTCTAAAAATTTCCCAAAAAGTTTGGCAAAAGGGTTGACAACCCTTGGCA belongs to Gloeothece citriformis PCC 7424 and includes:
- a CDS encoding S1 RNA-binding domain-containing protein, with the translated sequence MSSKSTSSQESKPSFTMDDFAQALEQFNYNFEKGQIVRGKVIQYTSDGAYVEIGGKSPGFVPLREASIEPVTNLNDYLPLDQEQDFLIISSADAEGQLILSRRQLIIKQAWNQVKEIAESGTSVQMRVTGINRGGVTGEVEGLRGFIPRSHLVEKEDLDSLVGQSITANFIQVDPDNNKLVLSQRQLVRAAAMSQLTIGTLVEGKVAKIQPYGVFVDINGATGLLHITQVSGVHIDALTTIFKIGQTIKVMIVEIDEYKNRIALSTKVLESYPGEIVEKFDEVMANAEERVEQAREKLSQ
- a CDS encoding dienelactone hydrolase family protein — translated: MTTLDIDTQAVKIQNGDLAIDAYLATPFEEGAFPGIIVVQEIFGVNDHIRDITRRFAREGYVAIAPAIYQRQVPGFERGYTEKDIEIGRMYKEQTKASELIGDIQATIDYLYTLPQVKPGGVGTIGFCFGGHVVYLVAVLDEIKATASFYGAAIVNSTPGGGEPTLSRTKEIKGTLYGFFGLEDPLIPNEQVDEIEAELKKQQISHRIFRYPKADHGFMCDQRGSYNPEAASDAWKQVLELFNMTLKK
- the nadC gene encoding carboxylating nicotinate-nucleotide diphosphorylase — encoded protein: MIPPNIILDPLIGSWLHEDLGRGDRTTGGLNLQGRGKAIWVVKETGVIAGLPMAARVFQVLDEQMSFIPRVKEGEKCESGEIIAQMEGLLETLLMGERVALNIAMRLSGIATLTRQYTEVIADLPTQLVDTRKTTPGLRIIEKYATQIGGAINHRMGLDDAVMIKDNHIQAAGGIEAAIAQIRQTIPYPLSIEVETTNLQEVEQALLSGADIIMLDNMTVDQMHEAVEFIHQHNDKIKIEASGNITLTNLRSVALTGVDYISTSAPITRSSWLDLSMKILEE
- a CDS encoding DUF4327 family protein, producing the protein MFNTASISVKYSIDLIQEEARNLIQQRKLDRQQPIYTLCQFIPAREWPSVENELERHGYLLRDHLIDLLGSETWQED